A region of Mustela lutreola isolate mMusLut2 chromosome 17, mMusLut2.pri, whole genome shotgun sequence DNA encodes the following proteins:
- the CDIP1 gene encoding cell death-inducing p53-target protein 1 — MSNEPPPPYPGGPTAPLLEEKSGAPPTPGRTSPAVMQPPPGMSMPPADIGPPPYEPPGHPMPQPGFIPPHMNADGTYMPPGFYPPPGPHPPMGYYPPGPYPPGPYPGPGGHTATVLVPSGAATTVTVLQGEIFEGAPVQTVCPHCQQAITTKISYEIGLMNFVLGFFCCFMGCDLGCCLIPCLINDFKDVTHTCPSCKAYIYTYKRLC; from the exons ATGTCTAATGAGCCGCCCCCTCCTTATCCTGGAGGCCCCACAGCCCCCCTTCTGGAGGAGAAGAGTGGAGCCCCACCAACCCCAG GCCGCACCTCCCCAGCTGTGATGCAGCCTCCTCCGGGCATGTCGATGCCCCCCGCAGACATTGGTCCCCCACCCTATGAGCCACCGGGTCACCCAATGCCTCAGCCTGGCTTCATCCCCCCGCATATGAATGCAGATGGCACCTACATGCCTCCAG GTTTCTACCCTCCTCCAGGCCCCCACCCACCCATGGGCTACTATCCACCAGGGCCCTACCCACCAGGGCCCTACCCTGGCCCTGGGGGCCACACCGCCACAGTCCTAGTTCCCTCAGGGGCTGCCACCACAGTGACAGTACTGCAGGGAGAGATCTTCGAGGGCGCCCCTGTACAGACAGTGTGTCCCCACTGCCAGCAGGCCATCACCACCAAGATCTCCTATGAGATCGGCCTGATGAACTTCGTGCTGGGCTTCTTCTGCTGCTTCATGGG GTGTGATCTGGGCTGCTGCTTGATCCCTTGCCTCATCAACGACTTCAAGGATGTGACGCACACATGCCCCAGTTGCAAAGCCTACATCTACACGTACAAGCGCCTGTGCTAA
- the HMOX2 gene encoding heme oxygenase 2, which produces MSAELETSEGVDESEKKSSRASEKENHTKMADLSELLKEGTKEAHDRAENTQFVKDFLKGNIRKELFKLATTALYFTYSALEEEMERNKDHPAFAPLYFPMELHRKEALTKDMEYFFGEDWEEKVRCSEAAQKYVERIHYVGQNEPELLVAHAYTRYMGDLSGGQVLKKVAQRALKLPSTGEGTQFYLFENVDNAQQFKQLYRARMNALDLNLKTKERIVEEANRAFEYNMQIFNELDQAGSVLARETREDGLPVHDGKGDVRKCPYYAAKPDRGALEGSSCPFQTALAVLSKPSLQFILAAGVALVAGFLAWYYM; this is translated from the exons ATGTCAGCAGAACTGGAGACTTCAGAGGGGGTGGATGAGTCGGAGAAAAAGAGCTCCAGGgcctcagaaaaagaaaaccacaccaa GATGGCCGACCTCTCTGAGCTCCTGAAGGAAGGGACCAAGGAAGCACATGACCGGGCAGAAAACACCCAATTTGTCAAGGACTTCTTGAAAGGCAACATCAGGAAGGAACTGTTTAAG CTGGCCACTACTGCACTTTACTTCACATATTCAGCCCTCGAGGAGGAAATGGAGCGCAACAAGGACCACCCAGCCTTTGCCCCCTTGTACTTCCCCATGGAGCTACACCGGAAGGAGGCACTGACCAAGGACATGGAGTATTTCTTTGGTGAGGACTGGGAGGAGAAGGTGCGGTGCTCTGAGGCTGCCCAAAAGTACGTGGAACGGATCCATTACGTGGGGCAGAATGAGCCAGAGCTACTGGTGGCCCATGCCTATACCCGCTATATGGGGGACCTCTCAGGGGGACAAGTGCTGAAGAAGGTGGCCCAGCGGGCCCTGAAACTTCCCAGCACAGGAGAAGGGACCCAGTTCTATCTGTTTGAGAATGTGGACAATGCACAACAGTTCAAGCAGTTGTACCGGGCCAGAATGAATGCCTTGGACCTGAACCTGAAGACCAAAGAGAGGATTGTGGAGGAGGCCAACAGGGCCTTTGAGTACAACATGCAG ATATTCAATGAACTGGACCAGGCTGGCTCCGTGTTGGCCAGGGAGACCCGGGAGGATGGGCTCCCCGTGCACGATGGGAAGGGAGATGTGCGCAAATGCCCGTACTATGCTGCTAAACCAGACAGAG gtgccctggagGGCAGCAGCTGCCCCTTCCAAACAGCCCTGGCGGTGCTGAGTAAGCCCAGCCTGCAGTTCATTCTGGCTGCTGGTGTGGCCCTGGTTGCTGGCTTCCTGGCCTGGTACTACATGTGA